A single genomic interval of Spinacia oleracea cultivar Varoflay chromosome 6, BTI_SOV_V1, whole genome shotgun sequence harbors:
- the LOC110796032 gene encoding protein FAR1-RELATED SEQUENCE 5-like — MRSDYEAFGDLLIHDTTYRTNKYDMICGPFVGMNLHTQNIMFGVGFLLNEKSGSFEWLFNSFLISLGGKQPVSIMTDQSSAMDKAIREVFPKSRHRLCTWHIEENDIVNIKGVMAKDGFKRRFDYVLKYTDTIVEFQHYWNSLMTDYNCKTHKWIERLYDLKEKWCPAYNKEWFSGGILSSQRSETTNHSISRRLHKTNGLCDFYKCFLDVIDEWRSKENKGDYNSSTGNRYYACADNMLCLHARDVYTIAIYLIFEQRFIKAIGLRCQRISYEFPVSKYIVGHPTKDFIRHVVKFNEQEMVVDCTCKSYGEIGVLCSHILRVFIVHNVEEIPKQYIMKRWTKEAMNTIVEEGEDKDNEVSVVSASVWRMQSIRNCIKVINEAQHCPAARKLIDLGVLDMSCKVKEYIGGVEEDGNVSN; from the exons ATGCGGTCTGATTATGAAGCATTTGGGGATTTATTGATTCATGATACAACATATCGTACTAATAAATACGATATGATATGTGGTCCTTTTGTTGGAATGAATCTCCACACTCAAAATATCATGTTTGGAGTTGGGTTTCTTTTGAATGAGAAGTCAGGTTCTTTTGAGtggctttttaattcttttttgaTATCTTTGGGTGGGAAGCAACCGGTTAGTATCATGACGGATCAGAGTTCTGCCATGGACAAGGCTATAAG GGAAGTGTTTCCTAAATCAAGGCATCGGTTATGTACATGGCATATAGAAGAAAATGATATTGTAAACATCAAAGGTGTTATGGCTAAGGATGGTTTCAAACGTAGAtttgattatgttttgaaatATACTGACACAATTGTCGAGTTTCAGCATTATTGGAATag TCTTATGACTGATTACAATTGCAAGACACACAAATGGATAGAGAGGTTATATGATTTGAAAGAGAAATGGTGTCCTGCATATAACAAAGAGTGGTTTTCTGGGGGTATTTTATCTTCTCAAAGGAGTGAGACGACAAATCATTCTATTTCTAGGAGGTTGCATAAAACGAATGGTTTATGTGATTTTTATAAGTGTTTTTTAGATGTAATTGATGAATGGAGAAGTAAGGAGAACAAGGGAGATTATAATTCTTCTACTGGAAATAGATATTACGCATGTGCGGATAACATGTTATGTTTGCATGCGCGGGATGTGTATACCATTgcaatatatttgatatttgagCAACGATTCATCAAAGCAATTGGTTTGAGGTGTCAACGCATTTCCTATGAGTTTCCAGTTTCTAAGTACATTGTTGGGCATCCTACAAAGGATTTTATTAGACATGTTGTGAAGTTTAATGAGCAAGAGATGGTTGTTGATTGTACTTGCAAGTCATATGGAGAGATAGGAGTTCTTTGTTCTCATATTCTTCGAGTTTTCATTGTTCATAATGTTGAAGAGATTCCCAAACAATACATTATGAAGAGATGGACCAAAGAGGCTATGAACACGATTGTTGAAGAAGGAGAAGATAAAGATAATGAAGTAAGTGTTGTTTCTGCTTCAGTTTGGAGGATGCAAAGCATAAGAAATTGCATTAAAGTTATAAATGAAGCTCAACATTGTCCGGCTGCAAGGAAGCTTATTGATTTGGGTGTGTTGGATATGTCATGCAAAGTAAAGGAGTATATTGGTGGTGTTGAAGAGGATGGTAATGTatcaaactga